GCGTGAGAAAACAATTCAACGGCCAGCCGCCGGAGCCGGTCGTGGATTGGACGAAGGTCATGTAAATCTTGTCCACGTCGGGCCGTTCTTCACGGTCCACCTTGATGCTGACGAAATGTTTGTTGAGATATTTGGCGACTTCTTCGCTCTCGAACGATTCGCGTTCCATGACGTGACACCAATGGCAGGTCGAGTAACCAATGCTGAGGAAGATCGGTTTGTTCTCTGCGCGCGCCTTGGTGAATGCGTCCTCGCCCCACGCATACCAATCAACAGGGTTGTGCGCGTGCTGGAGCAGGTAAGGGGATTTCTCGCGGGCGAGACGATTCGTGTGGGTGTGAACAGTGGCGTTGGTTGACACAGGCAAATTGGGTTGAGGGTGAACAGATTCTTTTTGGCAGGCGCTCAGGCCGAGCGCGACGACTGGCACGAGCGAAACGACTGCAACTTTATCCATCAGGAACACGGCCAGACCATAGCCCCACGCCGTGGTACGGGCAAAACAAACGTGAAACGCAATTCCACTTTTTCCATCGTCACTGGAGTCGGAGTTGATTAGCCTCCCGGTATGTTGTCGGAGAAACCGTGGAGCCCCTTGTCCGTGCTGCGTCTGCTGCTGCTGCTGTTTGTTTGCCTTTGCGTTGGCGGCCTGATGGGCGGTGTGATCAGACATTGGTTCGGGCTGGGCGTCGCGGATGAAACCTCATTGTTCAATCTGCTGGTCGGCGTGCTCAGTTTTCACGGGGCAGCCCTGGTGCTGGTCACATTATTTCTCCGGGAAGAGCACATCGGCTGGTCCGAGGCGTTTGGTTTCGCCACGCCGGAGCGCGGGCGTGCCCTGCTAATAGCGCTCATGATCGCCTGTATCGTGTTGCCCATCGGCTGGCTGTTGCAGTCGGCCTCCGCCGAAGCGCTAAACACATTCGCAGAAAAATTCCCCACGTTTCATATCAAAGCGGAGGAGCAACAGGTCGTTCACGCTTTGAAGACAACCACTTCGTGGGTTTATCGTGCGTGCCTCGGAGTGACGGCGATTGTGCTGGCGCCGCTGGCGGAAGAACTTCTATTTCGCGGCATCCTTTATCCCACCGTCAAACAAAGCGGTTATCCGCGTCTCGCCTTGTGGGGAACGTCACTGGCCTTCGCCGCCGTCCATCTCAACCTGGCGACCTTCGTGCCGTTGACCTTTCTGGCAATTGTTTTGACATTGTTGTACGAGAAAACCAACAACCTGCTGGCGCCGATCCTGGTCCACAGTCTTTTCAACGCCGCCAATTTTGGAATGCTTTATCTGCAACAACAACTCCTCGGTCAAATGACCTTTGGGTCGTGAACGAATTTGAATTAATCAACCGTTTGACTCCGCTGCTGCCCGTCAACGAATCGGTCGTGGTCGGCGCGGGCGATGACTGTGCGGTGCTGGAAGTCGGGCTGCCCAAACAGTGGATGCTCTTCAAGACCGACGCCGTCGTTGAAGGGATTCATTTTACGAAAGCGGCGTCGCCGGAAAAGATTGGCCACAAGGCGTTGGGGCGGTGTCTGAGCGACATTGCTGCCATGGCAGGCACGCCGACCGCCGCGCTCGTCACGCTGGCTTTGCCGCGCGATTTCGATCCGAGCTTTGTCGAATCGATTTACGCCGGCATGAATGCACTGGCTGGCCGATACGAGGTGGCCATCGTCGGTGGCGAAACCACGACCAATCCCGAGCGAATCCTCATTTCAGTTTCGCTCATCGGCACGGTAGCCAAAGGAAAATGTCCACTGCGGTCGGGCGCTTTGGCGGGCGACGCAATATTTGTAACAGGCGAACTTGGCGGTTCACTGACCGGCAGACATCTAGAGTTTGAACCAAGGCTGGCGGAGGCGCGCTGGCTGGCGGAAAATTATGCCATCCACTCAATGATCGACATCAGCGACGGTCTGGCTGGCGACCTTCGGCATCTGCTGCAAGCGAGTCGCGTCGGCGCGGAGTTGCTCTCTTCGGCGATTCCCGTCAGCCGCGCTGCGCGAGTCGCAGCCAAAGTGGAAGGTTCAACGAAACCGCCGTTGCTGGCGGCGTTGACCGATGGCGAGGATTTTGAATTGTTGTTCACAGTTGCGAGTAAGGACGCCGTTGCGCTGCTCGACACCTGGAAGCAAATGTTTTCTGAACTCCCGCTCAGTTGCATCGGCAAGGTGACCGCCGGGAGTGAAGTCACGATACGCGACAAGGATGGAGTTCGACCGATGACCGCGCATGGTTACACACATTTCGCATAGTCCCGCTGAGACGGAGGCGCTGGGCGAAAACTGGGGGCGCGCGGCTGTTGCCGGGCTGGTCATCGGTTTGACCGGCGATCTGGGCGCGGGCAAGACGCAATTGGTGAAGGGACTCGCTCGCGGGCTGGGAATTTCTGCTCGTGTGCATTCGCCCACGTTCACGCTGGTCAACGAATATACCGGCGGCCGGTTGAAATTGTTTCATCTGGATTTGTATCGCCTTGAGACGCGCGAACAGATCCTGAGTGCCGGCCTCGAAGAATATTTCTACAAACCGGCCGGGGTGACCGTCGTGGAATGGGCGGAGCGATGGTTTGAGGAAATTAAGAATTCAAAATTAAAAATGCAAAAGTGTCCGGAGCATTACCGGCGGGTTCACATCGAAACGCTCAACGAAACCGGGCGACGAATCAGCTATGAAGATTTTGGCGCTTGAATTTTCGTCGGCCCAACGGAGCGTCGCCGTGGTGGAAGGTGGAACTGACCACTTGCCGGTGGTGCTTGTTGAGATGGTCGAAGCCGGTGGTCGCGCCACGCGTGCGCTGGGTTTGATCGAAGAGGTATTGAAGTTATCACGCGTGGAGCGGGAGCAAATCGACTGTCTGGCCGTCGGCCTTGGCCCCGGCTCTTACAATGGCATCCGCGCGGCCATCGCTCTGGCGCAAGGCTGGCAATTGGCGACGGGCATGAGGATTCTCGGCGTCAGCAGCGCGGAATGTCTTGCGGCACAGGCGCAGGAGCAAGGCTGTTTCGGCAAGGTCAACATTGTCATTGACGCCCAGCGAAAAGAGTTCTATCTGGCAAGCTACGAAATCGGCGATGCAGTTCGGCGCGAAGTCGAACGTCTGCGGTTGGCATCGCCAGGCGAGGTTGAAGCCAAGATGAAAAGCGGGGAAATGGTGGTCGGGCCGGAAGTGAAGCGGTGGTTTCCCGCGAGTCGGGAAATATTTCCAGCCGCGGCTGTGTTGGGTCGATTGGCCGCTGGTCGCCGGGATTTTATTTCGGGTGAAAAGCTTGAACCGATTTATCTGCGGGAAAGCAATTTCGTCAAAGCCTTGCCGCCGCGTGTGATTCCAACCATACCGAAACCATGAAAGCGGCGGTACTCCACGGCAAAGAAGACGTGCGGATCGAAAAAGTGGAGGCGCGTCTATTGCGGACGGGCGAAGTGCGCGTGCAGATCGAAGCTGCGCTCACCTGTGGCACGGATCTGAAAGTTTTTAAGCGCGGCTATCACGCGAAGATGATCGTGCCGCCGGCGGTTTTTGGGCACGAGCTGTCCGGCGTGATCAGCGAAGTTCATCCGGCGGTGCCGGGATGGAAAGTCGGTGAGCGCGTCGTGGTGGCCAACTCCGCGCCGTGCGGCAATTGTTCTTACTGTCGCAACCACCAGGAGAACTTGTGCGACGACTTGCTGTTTCTCAATGGGGCCTATGCAAAATCCATCATCGTTCCGGCGCGGATTGTGGAGAAGAATATGTTGCGGCTCAAGCCGGGCACCAGCTTTCGTGACGCCGCCCTCGTCGAACCATTGGCTTGCGTGGTGCAAGGGGTTGAAGATGTTCAACTGCACCGTGATCAAAACGTACTGGTCATCGGCACCGGCCCAATCGGTCTGATGTTTGTCGCGCTGGCAAGGCATCTCGGCTGCCACGTCGTCGCGGCGGGGCGTGGCAATACCCGGATGAAGGCGGCGCGCAACTTGGGCGCGGAAAGAATTGTCGAGGTGACGGGCAAGAGCGACTTGGTGCGCACGATCCAGACGGAGGCGCGTGTAGAGTTCGACGTGGTGATCGAGGCGGTCGGCAAGCCGGAGGCGTGGGAGGCGGCGATCCGGCTGGTGCGCAAAGGGGGCGCGGTGAATTTGTTTGGCGGTTGCCAGTCAGGGACGAGCGTGGCGCTGGACACAGCGCGAATGCATTACGCGAGCCTGACGTTGAAGGCCAGTTTTCATCACACGCCGAGGACGATTCGGCGCGCGTTGGAGTTCATTGAAAACGGCGTGATTCGCGCAGCGGATTTTGTCAGTGGCGAATGGCCCTTGAGCCGGTTGCCGGAATTATTTGAGTCGATGGCCGCGGGCAATCGGGCGGTGAAGACCTTGATTCGCGTGCACGAATGAGCCGGCCGCCACCAGCAGGTCAGGGGTGGCGGTTCGCT
This window of the Verrucomicrobiota bacterium genome carries:
- a CDS encoding thiamine-monophosphate kinase; translation: MNEFELINRLTPLLPVNESVVVGAGDDCAVLEVGLPKQWMLFKTDAVVEGIHFTKAASPEKIGHKALGRCLSDIAAMAGTPTAALVTLALPRDFDPSFVESIYAGMNALAGRYEVAIVGGETTTNPERILISVSLIGTVAKGKCPLRSGALAGDAIFVTGELGGSLTGRHLEFEPRLAEARWLAENYAIHSMIDISDGLAGDLRHLLQASRVGAELLSSAIPVSRAARVAAKVEGSTKPPLLAALTDGEDFELLFTVASKDAVALLDTWKQMFSELPLSCIGKVTAGSEVTIRDKDGVRPMTAHGYTHFA
- a CDS encoding alcohol dehydrogenase catalytic domain-containing protein — encoded protein: MKAAVLHGKEDVRIEKVEARLLRTGEVRVQIEAALTCGTDLKVFKRGYHAKMIVPPAVFGHELSGVISEVHPAVPGWKVGERVVVANSAPCGNCSYCRNHQENLCDDLLFLNGAYAKSIIVPARIVEKNMLRLKPGTSFRDAALVEPLACVVQGVEDVQLHRDQNVLVIGTGPIGLMFVALARHLGCHVVAAGRGNTRMKAARNLGAERIVEVTGKSDLVRTIQTEARVEFDVVIEAVGKPEAWEAAIRLVRKGGAVNLFGGCQSGTSVALDTARMHYASLTLKASFHHTPRTIRRALEFIENGVIRAADFVSGEWPLSRLPELFESMAAGNRAVKTLIRVHE
- the tsaE gene encoding tRNA (adenosine(37)-N6)-threonylcarbamoyltransferase complex ATPase subunit type 1 TsaE — translated: MVTHISHSPAETEALGENWGRAAVAGLVIGLTGDLGAGKTQLVKGLARGLGISARVHSPTFTLVNEYTGGRLKLFHLDLYRLETREQILSAGLEEYFYKPAGVTVVEWAERWFEEIKNSKLKMQKCPEHYRRVHIETLNETGRRISYEDFGA
- the tsaB gene encoding tRNA (adenosine(37)-N6)-threonylcarbamoyltransferase complex dimerization subunit type 1 TsaB, with the translated sequence MKILALEFSSAQRSVAVVEGGTDHLPVVLVEMVEAGGRATRALGLIEEVLKLSRVEREQIDCLAVGLGPGSYNGIRAAIALAQGWQLATGMRILGVSSAECLAAQAQEQGCFGKVNIVIDAQRKEFYLASYEIGDAVRREVERLRLASPGEVEAKMKSGEMVVGPEVKRWFPASREIFPAAAVLGRLAAGRRDFISGEKLEPIYLRESNFVKALPPRVIPTIPKP
- a CDS encoding CPBP family intramembrane metalloprotease, with product MLSEKPWSPLSVLRLLLLLFVCLCVGGLMGGVIRHWFGLGVADETSLFNLLVGVLSFHGAALVLVTLFLREEHIGWSEAFGFATPERGRALLIALMIACIVLPIGWLLQSASAEALNTFAEKFPTFHIKAEEQQVVHALKTTTSWVYRACLGVTAIVLAPLAEELLFRGILYPTVKQSGYPRLALWGTSLAFAAVHLNLATFVPLTFLAIVLTLLYEKTNNLLAPILVHSLFNAANFGMLYLQQQLLGQMTFGS